In Streptomyces sp. NBC_01551, one DNA window encodes the following:
- a CDS encoding M4 family metallopeptidase: MSPTPHRRSTAIGALIAAAAMLAVGIQAGTATADATASSGAKAVQSNPGAAPKALSASERATLLAGANSTTVQAAKALGLGGKEKLVVRDVVQDADGTTHTTYERTYDGLPVLGGDLTVHAKNGVTKSVTKATNHEIKVDTSASVTPAAAESQAISAAKSQGGKEAKASKNARKVVWAAEGAPVLAFETVVGGLQDDGTPSELHVVTDAKTGAKITEWQAIETGTGNTMYSGQVTLGTAQSGSNYTLTDTGRGNHKTYNLNRGSSGTGTLFSGPDDIWGNGAASNLETAAADAHYGAAVTWDYYKNVHGRNGLRNDGVAPYSRVHYGNAYVNAFWDDSCFCMTYGDGEGNNKPLTSTDVAAHEMTHGLTSVTGNMTYSGEPGGLNEATSDIMAAAVEFYANNPQDVGDYLVGEKIDINGDGTPLRYMDKPSKDGASKDSWYSGLGGIDVHYSSGPANHWYYLASEGSGAKVINGVSYNSPTSDGLPVTAIGRDAASKIWFRALTTGLFKSNTNYAAARTATLQAAADLYGANSVTYNNVANAWAAIGVGARPPQSGVSVTPIANQTTQINTAVSLQVQATSTNPGALSYAATGLPAGLSINSSTGLISGTPTTAGTSNVTVTVTDSASKTATTSFTWTVGTSQQNVFENTNDYQIADNATVESPIAVTRTGNAPSTLKVDVNIVHTYVGDLKVDLVAPDGTVYNLRNRTGGSADNIVQSFTVNASSEVAQGTWKLRVADQASLDTGYINSWKLTF, from the coding sequence TTGAGTCCCACCCCCCACAGGCGTTCCACCGCCATCGGCGCGCTCATAGCCGCCGCCGCGATGCTCGCCGTAGGCATTCAGGCAGGTACAGCCACCGCAGACGCCACCGCGTCCTCAGGGGCCAAGGCCGTCCAGTCCAACCCGGGCGCGGCCCCCAAGGCCCTGAGCGCCTCGGAGCGTGCGACGCTCCTGGCCGGCGCCAACTCCACCACCGTGCAGGCCGCGAAGGCCCTCGGTCTCGGTGGCAAGGAGAAGCTCGTCGTCCGCGATGTCGTCCAGGATGCGGACGGCACGACGCACACGACGTACGAGCGCACCTACGACGGTCTGCCCGTGCTCGGCGGCGACCTCACGGTCCACGCCAAGAACGGCGTGACCAAGAGCGTCACCAAGGCGACGAACCACGAGATCAAGGTCGACACCAGCGCCTCGGTCACCCCCGCGGCCGCCGAGAGCCAGGCCATCTCCGCCGCCAAGTCCCAGGGCGGCAAGGAGGCGAAGGCCTCCAAGAACGCCCGCAAGGTGGTCTGGGCGGCCGAGGGCGCTCCGGTCCTGGCGTTCGAGACCGTCGTCGGCGGCCTCCAGGACGACGGCACCCCGAGCGAGCTGCACGTGGTCACCGACGCCAAGACCGGCGCGAAGATCACCGAGTGGCAGGCCATCGAGACCGGCACCGGCAACACCATGTACAGCGGCCAGGTGACCCTCGGGACCGCGCAGTCGGGCAGCAACTACACGCTGACCGACACCGGCCGCGGCAACCACAAGACGTACAACCTCAACCGCGGCTCCTCCGGCACCGGCACGCTCTTCTCCGGCCCGGACGACATCTGGGGCAACGGCGCGGCCTCCAACCTGGAGACCGCCGCCGCGGACGCCCACTACGGCGCGGCCGTCACGTGGGACTACTACAAGAACGTGCACGGCCGCAACGGCCTGCGCAACGACGGCGTCGCGCCCTACAGCCGGGTCCACTACGGCAACGCGTACGTGAACGCCTTCTGGGACGACTCCTGCTTCTGCATGACGTACGGCGACGGCGAGGGCAACAACAAGCCGCTCACCTCCACCGACGTGGCCGCGCACGAGATGACCCACGGTCTGACCTCGGTCACCGGCAACATGACCTACAGCGGTGAGCCCGGCGGTCTGAACGAGGCCACCTCCGACATCATGGCGGCGGCGGTCGAGTTCTACGCCAACAACCCGCAGGACGTCGGCGACTACCTGGTCGGCGAGAAGATCGACATCAACGGCGACGGCACCCCGCTGCGCTACATGGACAAGCCGAGCAAGGACGGCGCGTCCAAGGACTCCTGGTACTCCGGCCTCGGCGGCATCGACGTCCACTACTCCTCGGGCCCGGCCAACCACTGGTACTACCTGGCCTCCGAGGGCTCCGGCGCCAAGGTCATCAACGGCGTGAGCTACAACTCGCCGACCTCCGACGGCCTGCCGGTCACCGCCATCGGCCGTGATGCCGCGTCGAAGATCTGGTTCCGCGCACTGACCACCGGTCTGTTCAAGTCGAACACGAACTACGCGGCCGCCCGTACGGCGACCCTGCAGGCCGCCGCCGACCTGTACGGCGCCAACTCGGTCACCTACAACAACGTGGCCAACGCCTGGGCGGCCATCGGTGTCGGCGCCCGGCCGCCGCAGTCCGGCGTCTCGGTGACCCCGATCGCCAACCAGACCACCCAGATCAACACCGCCGTGAGCCTTCAGGTCCAGGCGACCAGCACCAACCCGGGTGCGCTGAGCTACGCGGCGACCGGCCTGCCGGCCGGCCTGTCGATCAACTCCTCGACCGGTCTGATCTCCGGTACGCCGACCACCGCGGGCACGTCCAACGTGACCGTGACGGTGACGGACTCGGCGAGCAAGACGGCTACGACGTCCTTCACCTGGACCGTCGGCACGTCGCAGCAGAACGTGTTCGAGAACACGAACGACTACCAGATCGCGGACAACGCGACCGTCGAGTCGCCGATCGCCGTGACCCGCACGGGCAACGCCCCGAGCACCCTCAAGGTGGACGTGAACATCGTCCACACCTACGTCGGTGACCTGAAGGTCGACCTCGTCGCCCCCGACGGCACCGTCTACAACCTGCGCAACCGCACCGGCGGCAGCGCGGACAACATCGTCCAGTCCTTCACCGTCAACGCCTCGTCCGAGGTGGCGCAGGGCACCTGGAAGCTCCGGGTGGCGGACCAGGCCAGCCTGGACACCGGCTACATCAACAGCTGGAAGCTCACCTTCTGA
- a CDS encoding sugar transferase, with product MPARRLGDKARWYLPAAVTADFLGTAVPVGLVFDAAQQVRPVYCAVGAALAWTGVQALRRRYAARALGESRGVLTVLHDWLILIGVLAVARVITDESTPRLAALGALLPALLVTVACHKLTYRHLSAARREAQAVSRVLVVGEPGAAEDVIAHLAARTDHPYVVVGVMPVGAGALESGVPVAGRLAPGVPDAPNEDQAAVLGAVRAHHADLVLVAPGARIAGERLRRVAWALHDAGLELAVFPGLVEVSVKRLETLSAGGLAVLRVAPPVRRGVQTLLKSVLDRVGAGLGLLALSPFFLAVVLAIRFSSRGPAFYNQRRIGRDGVPFVMWKFRTMVVDADRLKAELSGANENDGLMFKMRRDPRVTRVGRLLRRTSMDELPQLFNVLTGSMSLVGPRPPLPEEVAQYDEVELRRLTVRPGMTGLWQISGRSDLSWDETIQLDLQYVDNWSFTSDVDVMGRTLRAVVDGRGAY from the coding sequence GTGCCCGCGCGCCGCCTCGGGGACAAGGCGCGGTGGTACCTGCCCGCCGCCGTCACGGCCGACTTCCTCGGTACGGCAGTCCCCGTCGGGCTCGTCTTCGACGCGGCGCAGCAGGTCCGGCCCGTGTACTGCGCCGTCGGCGCCGCGCTGGCGTGGACCGGGGTGCAAGCGCTGCGGCGGCGTTACGCGGCCCGGGCGCTCGGAGAATCGCGCGGCGTGCTCACCGTCCTCCATGACTGGCTGATTCTGATCGGTGTCCTCGCCGTCGCCCGGGTGATCACCGACGAGAGCACCCCCCGACTGGCCGCCCTCGGGGCGCTGTTGCCCGCCCTGCTCGTCACCGTCGCCTGCCACAAGCTGACCTACCGCCACCTCTCCGCTGCACGCCGCGAGGCGCAGGCGGTCAGCCGGGTGCTGGTGGTGGGTGAGCCCGGGGCCGCCGAGGACGTCATCGCGCACCTGGCCGCGCGGACCGACCACCCGTACGTCGTCGTCGGCGTGATGCCGGTCGGCGCGGGCGCCCTGGAGAGCGGGGTGCCCGTCGCGGGCCGGCTGGCCCCGGGGGTGCCGGACGCGCCGAACGAGGACCAGGCCGCCGTGCTCGGCGCCGTCCGCGCCCACCACGCGGACCTCGTGCTGGTGGCGCCCGGGGCGCGGATCGCGGGGGAGCGGCTGCGCAGGGTGGCCTGGGCGCTGCACGACGCCGGGCTCGAACTGGCGGTGTTCCCGGGGCTGGTCGAGGTGTCAGTCAAGCGGCTGGAGACCCTGTCGGCCGGGGGGCTCGCCGTGCTGCGGGTCGCGCCGCCGGTGCGGCGCGGGGTGCAGACCCTGCTCAAGTCGGTGCTGGACCGCGTCGGGGCGGGGCTCGGGCTGCTGGCGCTGTCCCCGTTCTTCCTCGCGGTCGTGCTGGCGATACGTTTCTCCTCGCGTGGCCCAGCCTTCTACAACCAGCGCCGGATCGGCCGCGACGGGGTCCCGTTCGTCATGTGGAAGTTCCGCACCATGGTCGTGGACGCCGACCGGCTCAAGGCCGAGCTCTCCGGGGCCAACGAGAACGACGGCCTGATGTTCAAGATGCGGCGCGACCCCCGGGTGACCCGGGTGGGCCGACTGCTGCGCCGCACATCGATGGACGAACTGCCGCAGCTGTTCAACGTACTGACGGGCAGTATGTCGCTGGTCGGCCCGCGCCCGCCGCTGCCGGAGGAGGTGGCCCAGTACGACGAGGTCGAGCTGCGCCGGCTCACGGTGCGGCCCGGGATGACGGGGCTGTGGCAGATCAGCGGGCGGTCGGACCTCTCCTGGGACGAAACGATTCAGCTTGATCTCCAGTACGTCGACAACTGGTCCTTCACCAGCGATGTCGACGTCATGGGCCGTACGCTCCGCGCCGTCGTCGACGGTCGCGGGGCGTACTGA
- a CDS encoding GDP-L-fucose synthase gives MTSSLPLLPPHARVFVAGHRGLVGSAVVRRLTADGHEVLTRGRAELDLRDAAATGAYLKDVRPDAVVLAAAKVGGIMANSTYPVQFLEDNLRIQLSVIAGAHAAGVERLLFLGSSCIYPKLAPQPIREDALLTGPLEPTNEAYALAKIAGVVQVQSYRKQYGASYICAMPTNLYGPGDNFDLESSHVLPALIRRFHEAAAEGRDEVTLWGSGTPRREFLHVDDLAAACAVLLNTYDGDEPVNIGCGEDLTIKALAETVAEVTGFQGRLAWDTSKPDGTPRKLLDVSRLTSLGWQPDIPLRDGIAATYKWWLQQG, from the coding sequence ATGACAAGTTCGCTGCCGCTTCTGCCCCCGCACGCCCGCGTCTTCGTCGCGGGGCACCGCGGTCTCGTCGGGTCCGCGGTCGTCCGGCGGCTCACCGCCGACGGCCACGAGGTGCTCACCCGCGGCCGGGCCGAGCTCGACCTGCGGGACGCCGCCGCGACCGGTGCGTACCTGAAGGACGTCCGCCCGGACGCCGTCGTGCTGGCCGCCGCCAAGGTCGGCGGCATCATGGCCAACAGCACCTACCCGGTGCAGTTCCTGGAGGACAACCTCAGGATCCAGCTCAGCGTCATCGCCGGGGCGCACGCCGCCGGGGTGGAGCGCCTGCTGTTCCTGGGCTCCTCCTGCATCTACCCCAAGCTGGCCCCGCAGCCCATCCGCGAGGACGCGCTGCTGACCGGCCCGCTGGAGCCCACCAACGAGGCCTACGCCCTCGCCAAGATCGCCGGCGTCGTCCAGGTCCAGTCGTACCGCAAGCAGTACGGGGCCTCGTACATCTGCGCCATGCCGACGAATCTCTACGGCCCGGGCGACAACTTCGACCTGGAGTCCTCGCACGTGCTGCCCGCGCTGATCCGGCGGTTCCACGAGGCCGCGGCCGAGGGCCGGGACGAGGTCACCCTGTGGGGATCGGGCACCCCGCGCCGGGAGTTCCTCCACGTGGACGACCTCGCGGCCGCCTGCGCCGTGCTGCTGAACACCTACGACGGCGACGAGCCCGTCAACATCGGCTGCGGCGAGGACCTCACCATCAAGGCGCTGGCCGAGACCGTCGCCGAGGTGACCGGCTTCCAGGGCCGGCTCGCCTGGGACACCTCGAAGCCGGACGGGACCCCGCGCAAGCTGCTCGACGTGTCGCGCCTGACCTCGCTGGGCTGGCAGCCGGACATCCCGCTGCGGGACGGCATCGCCGCCACGTACAAGTGGTGGCTCCAGCAGGGCTGA
- the gmd gene encoding GDP-mannose 4,6-dehydratase, translating to MGKTALITGVTGQDGSYLAELLLSKGYTVHGLVRRSSSFNTERIDHIYQDPQTANRSFVLHHCDLSDGVALVNLLREIRPDEVYNLGAQSHVRVSFDAPLYTGDVTGLGALRLLEAIRASGVDTRIYQASSSEMYGATPPPQNEGTPFHPRSPYGAAKVFAYWTTVNFREAYDMFAVNGILFNHESPRRGETFVTRKITRAVARIKAGLQDRLYLGNLDAVRDWGYAPEYVDAMWRMLQQDEPTDYVVATGVAATVREFVEASFGHAGLDWNEHVRYDPKYERPSEVDALIGDASKAHDILGWKPTVLVSELAQIMVDADIRQVQDQLAGVTVRIDR from the coding sequence ATGGGCAAGACCGCACTGATCACCGGCGTCACCGGACAGGACGGCTCGTACCTCGCTGAGCTGCTGCTCTCCAAGGGCTATACGGTGCACGGGCTCGTGCGGCGGTCCTCCAGCTTCAACACGGAGCGGATCGACCACATCTACCAGGACCCGCAGACCGCGAACCGGTCCTTCGTGCTGCACCACTGCGACCTGTCCGACGGCGTCGCCCTCGTGAACCTGCTCCGCGAGATACGGCCGGACGAGGTCTACAACCTGGGCGCCCAGTCCCACGTGCGCGTGTCGTTCGACGCCCCCCTCTACACCGGCGACGTCACCGGCCTCGGCGCGCTCCGGCTGCTGGAGGCCATCCGGGCCAGCGGCGTGGACACCCGGATCTACCAGGCCTCGTCCTCCGAGATGTACGGCGCCACCCCGCCCCCGCAGAACGAGGGCACCCCGTTCCACCCGCGCAGCCCCTACGGCGCCGCCAAGGTCTTCGCGTACTGGACCACCGTGAACTTCCGCGAGGCGTACGACATGTTCGCCGTCAACGGGATCCTCTTCAACCACGAGTCCCCGCGCCGCGGCGAGACCTTCGTGACCCGCAAGATCACCCGCGCGGTCGCCCGCATCAAGGCCGGACTCCAGGACCGCCTCTACCTCGGCAACCTCGACGCGGTCCGCGACTGGGGCTACGCCCCCGAGTACGTCGACGCCATGTGGCGCATGCTCCAGCAGGACGAGCCCACCGACTACGTCGTGGCCACCGGAGTCGCCGCCACCGTCCGCGAGTTCGTCGAGGCCTCCTTCGGGCACGCCGGTCTCGACTGGAACGAGCACGTGCGCTACGACCCCAAGTACGAGCGCCCCAGCGAGGTCGACGCCCTGATCGGCGACGCGAGCAAGGCCCACGACATCCTTGGCTGGAAGCCGACGGTCCTCGTGTCCGAACTAGCGCAGATCATGGTGGACGCCGACATCCGCCAAGTCCAGGACCAGTTGGCCGGTGTGACGGTCCGTATCGACCGCTGA
- a CDS encoding LamG-like jellyroll fold domain-containing protein, with the protein MRRSRGLTAALALSLAGAGTGVGLVLMPQASAITAPVAFTADELPTWQPNGVVWAMAQTGGTVFAGGTFSAVRPPEGAGSGTEQEAVNFVALDAATGNPTSCTLAFTIGDGTATVRALEVSKDGKTLYAGGYFGAVNGTPVSNVAAIDIESCTPKASFHPGFPATVRALAVTDDTLYAAGDFSAVEGQTRERFAAVDATSGAIKPFVANADEPGRAVEISNDGKNVLLGGDFFSVNGANTHALAVVNATTGAVTKTYTSIPSNSVVKDISADATGYYAGAEGSGGGVFDGRMGLATDFNEKWRDRCLGATQFVLPYEGVLYSSSHAHDCSTELEFPDGKRNFLLAQRTDHEGAAPAPVDGFVRGPAKLGWHPTANDGIGEGIGPRVMDVAAKGDTKYLWVGGEFTLINGKEQQALTRFASTGDVGAPTTPVASASSVKPGEAQVRWRTSYDADDSKLTYRVYRNGSASPIATVSANSLEWERPQASWNDTTVKAGQSYSYRVTATDAAGNTSALSASVSVTVPTSVQSYPNQVRADGANLYWRYDDTVSPYVADSSEGGNTSGVQLNAPALRQTPAAVTGTSTAMGFNGTSQQVYSDHRQTVGSTFTVETWFKTNTTRGGKLVGFGNNNARSSGTYDKQIYMTNTGRLIFGVYNGSTRTVATGLFETYNDNKWHHVVGTQGPGGITLYVDGQKKDSLNATGNMTYAGFWHVGGDNLASWPTKPTSNFFAGQIDETAVYPTALTQTQVKNHFDLAKAPTDSVSEVTATEDTYINQGAPSTAYGASSSLAVRGTSAYETYLRFNLPAAPAGQVLKAASLQFKTTTQAGAGTADTVSVVPVTGTWTGAGTTFNTKPTLGTTPLGTIAGVPDGSAVHSVELDTAAVSAVLGTTYSMGLTSTGTDPLWLWSSEATAAEGAPQLVLTFGVK; encoded by the coding sequence ATGCGTAGATCCAGAGGGCTGACTGCCGCCCTCGCCCTGTCACTCGCCGGAGCGGGAACCGGCGTAGGCCTGGTGCTGATGCCGCAGGCGTCCGCCATCACCGCGCCCGTGGCCTTCACCGCCGACGAACTGCCGACCTGGCAGCCGAACGGCGTCGTCTGGGCGATGGCCCAGACGGGCGGCACCGTCTTCGCCGGCGGCACCTTCTCCGCCGTCCGCCCGCCCGAGGGCGCCGGCAGCGGCACCGAGCAGGAGGCCGTGAACTTCGTGGCCCTCGACGCCGCGACGGGCAACCCGACCTCCTGCACCCTCGCCTTCACCATCGGCGACGGCACCGCGACGGTGCGCGCGCTGGAGGTGTCCAAGGACGGCAAGACCCTCTACGCGGGCGGCTACTTCGGCGCCGTCAACGGCACGCCGGTCTCCAACGTCGCCGCGATCGACATCGAGAGCTGCACCCCCAAGGCGTCCTTCCACCCGGGCTTCCCCGCCACCGTGCGCGCGCTGGCCGTCACCGACGACACGCTGTACGCGGCCGGCGACTTCTCCGCCGTCGAGGGCCAGACCCGCGAGCGCTTCGCCGCGGTCGACGCCACCTCCGGTGCGATCAAGCCCTTCGTCGCCAACGCCGACGAGCCCGGCCGCGCCGTCGAGATCAGCAACGACGGCAAGAACGTCCTGCTCGGCGGTGACTTCTTCTCGGTCAACGGAGCCAACACGCACGCGCTGGCCGTCGTGAACGCCACCACCGGCGCCGTCACCAAGACGTACACCAGCATCCCGTCGAACTCCGTGGTCAAGGACATCTCGGCCGACGCGACGGGCTACTACGCCGGCGCCGAGGGCTCCGGCGGCGGCGTGTTCGACGGCCGCATGGGCCTCGCCACCGACTTCAACGAGAAGTGGCGCGACCGCTGCCTCGGCGCGACCCAGTTCGTGCTGCCGTACGAGGGCGTGCTCTACAGCTCCTCGCACGCGCACGACTGCTCCACCGAGCTGGAGTTCCCCGACGGCAAGCGGAACTTCCTGCTGGCCCAGCGCACCGACCACGAAGGCGCCGCCCCCGCGCCCGTGGACGGCTTCGTGCGCGGCCCGGCCAAGCTCGGCTGGCACCCCACCGCGAACGACGGCATCGGCGAGGGCATCGGCCCGCGCGTCATGGACGTGGCGGCCAAGGGCGACACCAAGTACCTCTGGGTCGGCGGTGAGTTCACCCTCATCAACGGCAAGGAGCAGCAGGCCCTGACCCGCTTCGCCTCCACCGGCGACGTCGGCGCCCCGACCACCCCGGTCGCCAGCGCCTCCAGCGTCAAGCCCGGCGAGGCCCAGGTGCGCTGGCGCACCAGCTACGACGCGGACGACAGCAAGCTGACGTACCGCGTCTACCGCAACGGCTCGGCCTCGCCGATCGCCACGGTGAGCGCGAACTCCCTGGAGTGGGAGCGCCCGCAGGCCTCCTGGAACGACACCACCGTCAAGGCCGGGCAGTCCTACAGCTACCGGGTGACCGCGACCGACGCGGCGGGCAACACCAGCGCCCTGTCGGCCTCCGTCTCCGTCACGGTCCCGACCTCGGTGCAGTCGTACCCCAACCAGGTCCGTGCCGACGGCGCCAACCTGTACTGGCGCTACGACGACACCGTCAGCCCGTACGTCGCCGACTCCTCGGAGGGCGGCAACACCAGCGGCGTCCAGCTGAACGCCCCGGCGCTGCGCCAGACCCCGGCGGCCGTCACCGGCACCAGCACGGCCATGGGCTTCAACGGCACCAGCCAGCAGGTGTACAGCGACCACCGCCAGACGGTCGGCTCCACCTTCACCGTCGAGACCTGGTTCAAGACCAACACGACGCGCGGCGGCAAGCTGGTCGGCTTCGGCAACAACAACGCGCGCAGCAGCGGCACGTACGACAAGCAGATCTACATGACCAACACCGGTCGTCTGATCTTCGGCGTGTACAACGGCTCCACCCGGACCGTCGCCACCGGCCTGTTCGAGACGTACAACGACAACAAGTGGCACCACGTCGTCGGTACGCAGGGCCCCGGCGGCATCACGCTGTACGTGGACGGCCAGAAGAAGGACTCGCTGAACGCGACGGGCAACATGACGTACGCGGGCTTCTGGCACGTCGGCGGCGACAACCTCGCCAGCTGGCCGACCAAGCCGACCAGCAACTTCTTCGCCGGTCAGATCGACGAGACGGCCGTCTACCCGACGGCGCTGACGCAGACCCAGGTCAAGAACCACTTCGACCTGGCGAAGGCCCCGACCGACTCGGTCTCCGAGGTCACCGCGACCGAGGACACCTACATCAACCAGGGTGCCCCGAGCACCGCCTACGGCGCCTCCAGCTCGCTCGCGGTGCGCGGCACCTCGGCGTACGAGACGTACCTGCGCTTCAACCTGCCGGCGGCGCCGGCCGGGCAGGTCCTGAAGGCCGCGTCGCTCCAGTTCAAGACCACGACGCAGGCCGGTGCCGGTACGGCCGACACCGTGTCCGTGGTCCCGGTCACCGGTACCTGGACGGGCGCGGGCACGACCTTCAACACCAAGCCCACCCTGGGCACCACCCCGCTCGGCACCATCGCGGGCGTGCCGGACGGCTCGGCCGTCCACAGCGTGGAGCTGGACACCGCGGCGGTCTCCGCGGTGCTGGGCACCACGTACAGCATGGGCCTGACGAGCACGGGCACCGACCCGCTGTGGCTCTGGTCCTCGGAGGCGACGGCGGCGGAGGGCGCACCGCAGCTGGTGCTCACCTTCGGCGTGAAGTAG
- a CDS encoding DUF6458 family protein produces the protein MGGIGGCIALIVVGAVLTFASDWKMDGVNLDVVGLIMMAAGALGLAVYASVFKRRRATAALPVVDETRRDEF, from the coding sequence ATGGGAGGAATCGGCGGCTGCATCGCCCTGATCGTGGTGGGGGCTGTCCTCACCTTCGCGAGCGACTGGAAGATGGACGGCGTCAACCTCGACGTGGTCGGCCTGATCATGATGGCGGCCGGAGCCCTCGGCCTCGCGGTGTACGCGAGCGTCTTCAAGCGCCGCCGCGCCACGGCCGCCCTCCCCGTGGTGGACGAAACGCGGCGCGACGAGTTCTGA
- a CDS encoding glycosyltransferase, whose product MRVLHAVTLHSPSHAFGGPVRVALNLAKGLRARGHEARLLALGEGFPEPWPTAVEGVPAKLFPARRILPLGFSGMTSPALLASAGRLVRDADVVHVHLARDLVTLPVALAALRARKPLVLQTHGMVDPSGKALAKVLDAVAVRRLLRGADALLYLTPHEREGLEAVAGGPLARAVRLVNGTPAQDERPAPAGPPRILYSARLQARKRPVDFVDAAPAVLAAHPDAEFVVAGPDEGELAAVRARIGALGLSARFTVPGALSAEEVLAELRRAHVYVLPSVEEPFPMSVLEALAVGVPPVVTHSNGLARDIAAAGAGHAVDPGPAGVARAVLDLLDPAANDKASRAARGLAAGSFSMDAVLDTLLPVYEGARRPV is encoded by the coding sequence GTGAGAGTCCTGCACGCCGTTACGCTGCACTCCCCCTCGCACGCCTTCGGCGGCCCGGTCCGGGTCGCGCTGAACCTGGCCAAGGGACTGCGGGCGCGGGGCCACGAGGCGCGGCTGCTGGCGCTGGGCGAGGGGTTCCCCGAGCCGTGGCCGACGGCGGTCGAGGGCGTCCCGGCGAAGCTCTTCCCGGCCCGGCGGATCCTGCCGCTGGGCTTCAGCGGGATGACCTCCCCGGCCCTGCTGGCCTCGGCGGGCCGTCTCGTACGGGACGCGGACGTGGTCCACGTACACCTGGCGCGGGACCTGGTGACGCTGCCGGTGGCCCTGGCGGCGCTGCGGGCGCGCAAGCCGCTGGTGCTCCAGACCCACGGCATGGTGGACCCGAGCGGGAAGGCGCTGGCCAAGGTGCTGGACGCGGTGGCGGTACGCCGGCTGCTGCGCGGTGCGGACGCCCTGCTGTACCTGACCCCGCACGAGCGCGAGGGCCTGGAGGCGGTGGCCGGGGGCCCGCTCGCGCGGGCGGTGCGGCTGGTGAACGGCACCCCGGCGCAGGACGAGCGGCCCGCCCCGGCCGGTCCCCCGCGCATCCTGTACTCGGCGCGGCTCCAGGCCCGCAAGCGCCCGGTCGACTTCGTGGACGCGGCACCGGCGGTCCTCGCGGCGCACCCGGACGCCGAGTTCGTGGTCGCCGGCCCCGACGAGGGCGAGCTGGCGGCGGTGCGGGCGCGGATCGGGGCGCTCGGGCTGTCGGCGCGCTTCACGGTGCCGGGGGCGCTGTCGGCCGAGGAGGTCCTGGCCGAGCTGCGGCGGGCCCACGTGTACGTACTGCCCTCGGTGGAAGAGCCGTTCCCGATGTCGGTACTGGAGGCCCTGGCGGTCGGCGTGCCGCCGGTCGTCACGCACTCCAACGGGCTGGCCCGCGACATCGCGGCGGCCGGCGCGGGCCACGCGGTGGACCCGGGCCCGGCGGGCGTCGCGCGGGCGGTGCTCGACCTGCTGGACCCCGCCGCGAACGACAAGGCCTCCCGCGCGGCCCGCGGACTGGCCGCCGGATCGTTCTCGATGGACGCCGTCCTGGACACCCTGCTGCCGGTCTACGAGGGGGCGCGGCGTCCGGTGTAG
- a CDS encoding WcaF family extracellular polysaccharide biosynthesis acetyltransferase — protein sequence MEGRPLRDLPAFTLAGYDKGRGLLTQALWFAVMNTLFMAWFCPARLRVALLRAFGARIGEGVLIRHRVRVLWPWKLTVGDHTWIGEGAWLLNLEPVTIGSHVCVSQEAMLCTGSHDHRAADFRYRNAPIVVEDGAWVAVRATVLAGVTIGRCAVAGAGAVVHRNLPALTLQTMDGQRRPVEEPK from the coding sequence ATGGAGGGGCGACCGTTGCGGGATCTTCCTGCGTTCACGCTGGCCGGATACGACAAGGGGCGCGGGCTGCTGACGCAGGCGCTCTGGTTCGCCGTGATGAACACGCTGTTCATGGCGTGGTTCTGCCCGGCGCGGCTGCGCGTGGCGCTGCTGCGGGCCTTCGGGGCGCGGATCGGCGAGGGCGTGCTGATCCGGCACAGGGTGCGGGTGCTGTGGCCGTGGAAGCTGACGGTCGGGGACCACACCTGGATCGGCGAGGGCGCCTGGCTGCTCAACCTGGAGCCGGTGACCATCGGTTCGCACGTGTGCGTCTCGCAGGAGGCCATGCTGTGCACCGGCTCGCACGACCACCGGGCCGCCGACTTCCGCTACCGCAACGCCCCGATCGTGGTCGAGGACGGTGCCTGGGTGGCCGTACGGGCGACCGTGCTGGCCGGGGTCACGATCGGCCGGTGCGCGGTCGCGGGCGCCGGGGCGGTCGTCCACAGAAACCTTCCCGCGCTGACCCTGCAGACGATGGACGGGCAGCGCCGCCCGGTCGAGGAGCCCAAGTGA